One Peribacillus simplex NBRC 15720 = DSM 1321 genomic region harbors:
- a CDS encoding dipeptidase, producing the protein MEIFDAHCDVLMKMFIDPDISFTNSDKLHITKRGLLDERGKVQCFAIYIPEKVHPDMRFQAALAMVDIFHEKILSEPEMKFIKTKADIESLKEKEIGAMLTLEGCDCIGNDLLKLKTLIHLGVSSVGLTWNYANLVADGALETRGGGLTGFGTEVVALLNEKSIWCDLSHLSEAGFWDTLKLAKFPIASHSNAYHLCPHPRNLKDTQIKALLQKNGVIGVTFVPQFLANGDSATIKDILKHIEHICSLGGERQIGLGSDFDGIDHMVENLMSYKDYHNLINELNRLYSSEFVKGLLFDNFTRNFPLEKEIS; encoded by the coding sequence TTGGAGATTTTTGATGCACATTGTGATGTGCTGATGAAGATGTTCATCGATCCGGATATTTCTTTTACGAATAGTGATAAATTACATATAACAAAGCGGGGGTTATTGGATGAAAGGGGAAAAGTCCAATGTTTTGCAATATATATTCCTGAAAAAGTCCACCCTGATATGAGATTTCAAGCGGCTTTGGCGATGGTGGATATTTTTCATGAAAAGATTTTATCAGAGCCGGAAATGAAATTTATAAAGACCAAGGCAGACATCGAATCTTTAAAAGAAAAGGAAATCGGTGCAATGCTAACTTTGGAGGGGTGCGATTGCATTGGGAATGATTTGTTGAAACTGAAAACCCTTATTCATCTTGGAGTGTCCTCCGTAGGTCTAACTTGGAATTACGCTAACTTGGTAGCGGATGGGGCATTAGAAACAAGAGGGGGAGGCTTGACAGGATTTGGAACGGAGGTGGTCGCGCTATTGAATGAGAAGTCGATTTGGTGTGATTTATCCCATTTGTCCGAAGCTGGATTTTGGGACACCCTAAAGTTGGCGAAGTTCCCAATTGCCTCTCATTCGAATGCTTATCATCTTTGTCCTCATCCGCGAAATTTAAAAGACACCCAGATAAAAGCCCTTTTGCAGAAAAATGGGGTGATCGGCGTAACTTTTGTCCCGCAATTTCTAGCAAATGGTGATTCGGCTACGATAAAGGATATCTTGAAACATATAGAGCATATATGCAGTTTGGGCGGGGAAAGACAAATTGGATTAGGGTCTGACTTCGATGGAATCGATCATATGGTAGAAAATTTAATGTCATATAAGGATTATCATAACTTAATCAATGAACTGAACAGGCTTTATTCAAGTGAGTTTGTAAAAGGTCTACTTT
- the spoVS gene encoding stage V sporulation protein SpoVS: MEILKVSAKSNPNSVAGALAGVLRERGAAEIQAIGAGALNQAVKAVAIARGFVAPSGVDLICIPAFTDILIDGEERTAIKLIIEPR; encoded by the coding sequence ATGGAAATATTAAAAGTTTCAGCAAAATCTAATCCTAATTCTGTAGCAGGCGCACTAGCGGGAGTGCTCAGGGAAAGAGGAGCAGCCGAAATTCAAGCAATCGGTGCAGGTGCGTTAAATCAAGCCGTCAAGGCAGTAGCAATCGCAAGAGGGTTTGTCGCACCTAGTGGAGTTGACTTGATTTGTATTCCTGCCTTTACAGATATACTTATTGATGGCGAAGAGAGAACGGCAATAAAACTAATCATTGAACCAAGATAA
- a CDS encoding TIGR00282 family metallophosphoesterase, with protein sequence MKLLFIGDVVGSPGRDMIQEYLPKLKEKYRPHITVINGENAASGRGITEKIYRSFLEWGAQAVTMGNHTWDNRDIFNFIDEAKYLVRPANFPDGAPGEGMKFLKFNQHEIAVINLQARTFMPDLDCPFKKAEALVAEAQKRTPIIFVDFHGEATSEKQAMGWFLDGKVTAVVGTHTHVQTADNRILPAGTAYISDVGMTGPYDGILGMEREAVIHRFLTSLPVRFEVPKEGRTLLSGVLLEIDDKTGKAKKIERILINEDHPFYH encoded by the coding sequence ATGAAATTGCTATTTATTGGAGATGTAGTGGGGTCTCCTGGTCGTGACATGATCCAAGAATACCTTCCTAAGTTAAAAGAAAAGTATCGTCCGCATATCACGGTCATCAATGGCGAGAATGCAGCAAGCGGCCGGGGAATTACTGAAAAGATTTACCGCAGTTTTTTAGAATGGGGAGCGCAGGCGGTGACCATGGGAAACCATACATGGGATAATCGTGATATTTTCAATTTTATTGATGAAGCGAAATATCTCGTCCGTCCGGCAAACTTTCCAGACGGGGCACCTGGGGAAGGAATGAAATTTTTAAAATTTAACCAGCATGAAATAGCGGTCATCAATTTGCAAGCGAGAACGTTCATGCCGGATTTGGATTGTCCGTTCAAAAAGGCGGAAGCACTCGTAGCGGAGGCTCAAAAAAGGACACCAATCATCTTTGTCGATTTTCATGGAGAAGCTACAAGTGAAAAGCAAGCTATGGGGTGGTTCCTGGATGGGAAGGTTACAGCCGTTGTCGGTACACACACACACGTCCAGACAGCCGATAACCGTATATTACCTGCAGGCACCGCTTACATATCAGATGTAGGCATGACAGGACCATATGATGGCATCCTTGGTATGGAAAGAGAGGCAGTCATCCATCGGTTCCTAACTAGCCTTCCTGTTCGTTTCGAAGTGCCAAAAGAGGGGCGGACCCTATTAAGTGGGGTTCTCCTTGAAATTGATGATAAAACTGGCAAGGCAAAAAAAATAGAAAGGATACTGATTAACGAAGATCATCCCTTTTATCATTGA